A portion of the Flavobacterium magnum genome contains these proteins:
- the purT gene encoding formate-dependent phosphoribosylglycinamide formyltransferase, producing MNKKILLLGSGELGKEFVIAAQRIGQTVIAVDSYENAPAMQVAHGFEVINMLDGNALDAIVAKHQPDFIVPEIEAIRTERFYDYEKQGITVVPSAKAANFTMNRKAIRDLAAKELGLKTANFRYATTAEELRKAVAEIGIPCVVKPLMSSSGKGQSTIKTESDIDKAWNYAVEGSRGDVVEVIVEAFVKFNSEITLLTVTQNNGPTLFCAPIGHRQERGDYQESWQPARISDKDLYEAQDMAEKVTEALGGAGLFGVEFFLADDGVYFSELSPRPHDTGMVTLAGTQNFNEFELHLRAILSLPIFEIKLEKVGASAVILASDNSDHPTFTGIENVAGLSKTDFRIFGKPTSRPYRRMGVVLTHDTLETDVEAVVEKAKSAAKLITVNS from the coding sequence ATGAACAAAAAAATACTACTCCTCGGCTCCGGCGAACTTGGCAAGGAATTCGTCATCGCCGCACAACGTATCGGCCAGACGGTCATCGCGGTCGACAGTTATGAAAACGCCCCGGCCATGCAGGTCGCACACGGATTCGAAGTCATCAACATGCTCGACGGCAACGCGCTTGATGCGATTGTCGCCAAACACCAACCGGACTTTATCGTCCCGGAAATAGAGGCCATCAGAACCGAACGCTTTTACGATTATGAAAAGCAGGGCATTACCGTCGTCCCCTCGGCTAAGGCGGCAAATTTTACGATGAACCGAAAAGCGATACGCGACCTGGCGGCGAAAGAACTGGGACTGAAAACCGCGAATTTCCGTTATGCCACCACCGCCGAGGAATTGCGAAAAGCGGTCGCAGAAATCGGAATTCCCTGTGTGGTAAAGCCGCTCATGTCATCGTCCGGCAAAGGGCAGTCTACCATTAAAACGGAATCGGATATTGACAAAGCGTGGAATTATGCTGTTGAAGGTTCGCGTGGTGATGTGGTGGAAGTGATTGTGGAAGCATTTGTAAAATTCAATTCTGAAATCACGTTGCTGACCGTCACCCAAAATAACGGCCCTACCCTATTCTGCGCCCCGATCGGCCACCGTCAGGAGCGCGGGGATTACCAGGAAAGCTGGCAACCGGCAAGGATTTCGGACAAGGATTTGTATGAGGCGCAGGATATGGCTGAGAAAGTCACCGAAGCTTTGGGCGGCGCCGGACTGTTCGGGGTAGAATTCTTCCTGGCTGATGATGGCGTGTATTTTTCGGAATTGTCGCCGAGACCGCATGATACGGGCATGGTCACCTTAGCCGGAACACAAAATTTCAATGAATTCGAGTTGCATCTGAGGGCGATCTTAAGCCTTCCGATTTTTGAAATAAAACTGGAGAAAGTTGGCGCAAGCGCCGTGATCCTCGCATCGGACAACAGCGATCATCCGACTTTCACTGGAATTGAAAACGTGGCGGGCCTTTCTAAAACAGATTTTCGTATCTTCGGCAAACCGACTTCAAGGCCATACCGCCGAATGGGCGTGGTGTTGACCCATGACACTTTGGAAACCGACGTGGAAGCAGTGGTCGAAAAGGCGAAGTCGGCAGCTAAATTAATTACCGTAAATTCTTAA
- a CDS encoding DUF6370 family protein yields the protein MKKVFFIAFAFVSFAVSAQEKIKDKVVEVSCGECQFHMKGKGCDMAIRMDKKTYFVDGDKLDKHGDAHADDGMCNAIREAKVSGEIVGDRFKATSIELLPAKKKG from the coding sequence ATGAAAAAAGTATTTTTTATCGCATTTGCGTTCGTGTCTTTTGCAGTTAGCGCACAGGAAAAAATAAAAGACAAGGTCGTCGAGGTATCATGTGGCGAATGCCAATTCCACATGAAAGGCAAAGGCTGCGACATGGCCATCCGCATGGACAAAAAGACCTATTTCGTGGATGGCGACAAGCTCGACAAACATGGCGATGCGCATGCCGATGACGGAATGTGCAATGCGATTCGCGAAGCAAAGGTATCCGGGGAAATCGTAGGGGACCGATTCAAGGCAACCTCCATCGAACTGCTGCCTGCCAAGAAAAAAGGATAA
- the fabD gene encoding ACP S-malonyltransferase — translation MKAYVFPGQGAQFTGMGKDLYETSELAKSLFEKANDILGFRITDIMFEGTAEELKQTNVTQPAVFLHSVILAKTLGGDFQPDMVAGHSLGEFSALVANGTLTFEDALKLVSQRAAAMQKACEITPSTMAAVLGLDDKIVEDVCASIDGVVVAANYNCPGQLVISGETTAVEKACEAMKAAGAKRALILPVGGAFHSPMMEPAREELAAAIEATAFSTPICPVYQNVTASAVSDPSEIKKNLIIQLTAPVKWTQSVQQMIKDGATSFTEIGPGKVLTGLVSKIDREVATENI, via the coding sequence ATGAAAGCATACGTATTTCCAGGACAGGGTGCGCAATTCACCGGCATGGGTAAAGATTTATATGAAACTTCCGAATTGGCCAAATCGCTGTTCGAAAAAGCCAATGACATCCTTGGATTCCGTATCACGGACATCATGTTTGAAGGAACGGCGGAAGAACTGAAACAGACCAATGTCACCCAGCCGGCAGTCTTCTTGCATTCGGTCATATTGGCGAAAACATTGGGCGGGGATTTCCAGCCAGATATGGTGGCCGGGCATTCGCTTGGTGAATTTTCAGCTTTGGTAGCCAATGGTACGCTGACCTTTGAAGACGCGCTGAAACTCGTGTCACAACGGGCAGCTGCAATGCAGAAAGCCTGCGAAATTACCCCGTCGACCATGGCGGCCGTTTTGGGCTTGGACGATAAGATTGTGGAAGACGTCTGCGCGTCGATAGACGGTGTAGTTGTGGCGGCGAATTACAATTGCCCCGGCCAACTGGTGATTTCCGGTGAAACCACGGCGGTTGAAAAAGCGTGTGAAGCGATGAAGGCTGCCGGCGCCAAAAGGGCTTTGATATTGCCCGTTGGCGGTGCGTTTCACTCGCCGATGATGGAACCGGCCCGGGAAGAACTCGCTGCCGCGATTGAAGCAACCGCATTCTCTACCCCAATCTGTCCCGTGTACCAGAACGTAACGGCATCCGCAGTTTCCGATCCATCGGAAATAAAGAAAAACCTGATTATCCAACTCACTGCCCCGGTTAAATGGACGCAATCCGTACAGCAGATGATTAAAGACGGTGCAACCTCATTTACCGAAATTGGTCCGGGAAAAGTTTTGACGGGATTGGTCAGTAAAATCGACCGGGAAGTCGCCACAGAAAATATTTAA
- the galE gene encoding UDP-glucose 4-epimerase GalE, with protein sequence MKIAVTGGLGFIGSHTAVELIGRGFEVIVIDNLSNASEQVLDGIEAIAGVRPIFEKIDLREKQDVVGFFKKYPDLKGVIHFAASKAVGESVQDPLLYYENNIGALVYLLQQLQQLAEANFIFSSSCTVYGQAVTMPITEAAPIQPAMSPYGNTKQVGEEIIRDVANISNINAVLLRYFNPIGAHASAEIGELPLGVPQNLVPFITQTAAGLRKEVSVYGADYPTNDGTCVRDYIHVVDVAKAHVIAMERLLNKQNVAKVETFNLGTGTGSSVLEVIHAFEKVSGKKLPYKLVERRPGDVIEAYADTRKANEILGWEAELSLEDAMRDAWNWERKIRTID encoded by the coding sequence ATGAAAATAGCCGTAACCGGAGGCCTTGGTTTCATCGGGTCACACACCGCGGTGGAACTTATTGGCAGGGGTTTTGAAGTCATTGTGATTGATAACCTGTCCAATGCTTCGGAGCAGGTCCTTGATGGCATTGAGGCCATCGCCGGCGTGAGGCCCATTTTCGAGAAAATCGATCTAAGGGAAAAGCAGGACGTTGTCGGCTTTTTCAAAAAATATCCGGACCTGAAGGGCGTCATTCACTTTGCCGCGTCGAAAGCCGTTGGCGAAAGCGTGCAGGATCCGTTGCTGTATTACGAGAACAACATCGGTGCACTGGTATACCTGTTGCAGCAGTTGCAGCAATTAGCGGAAGCGAATTTTATCTTCAGTTCGTCATGCACCGTTTACGGACAGGCCGTCACCATGCCCATTACTGAAGCCGCTCCGATACAGCCTGCAATGTCACCTTACGGAAATACAAAACAGGTGGGTGAGGAAATCATCCGGGATGTGGCGAATATCAGTAACATCAATGCCGTTTTACTGCGGTATTTCAATCCTATCGGAGCGCATGCCTCGGCAGAAATCGGGGAGTTGCCATTGGGCGTTCCCCAAAATTTGGTGCCTTTTATTACTCAGACCGCTGCGGGCCTGCGAAAGGAAGTTTCTGTTTATGGTGCGGATTATCCCACCAACGACGGGACTTGTGTGCGTGACTACATCCACGTGGTAGACGTGGCGAAAGCACATGTCATAGCTATGGAAAGGTTGCTGAACAAACAGAATGTAGCGAAGGTGGAAACCTTCAACCTCGGCACAGGGACCGGAAGTTCAGTATTGGAAGTCATCCACGCATTTGAAAAAGTCAGCGGTAAAAAACTGCCGTACAAATTGGTTGAGAGAAGGCCGGGCGACGTAATTGAAGCCTACGCCGATACGCGGAAGGCCAATGAAATCCTGGGTTGGGAAGCGGAGTTATCGCTTGAAGATGCGATGCGGGACGCATGGAACTGGGAGCGCAAAATCAGGACCATCGACTGA
- a CDS encoding DegT/DnrJ/EryC1/StrS family aminotransferase codes for MKKIQMVDLKGQYERIKETVNASIQEVLDSNTYINGPLVHEFQKNLEQYLDVKHVIPCANGTDALQIAMMGLDLKPGDEVITADFTFAATVEVIALLRLTPVLVDVDIVNMNISIEAIKKAITPRTKAIVPVHLFGRAANMEAIMAIAKEHNLYVIEDNAQAIGAYCKFSDGTRKKAGTIGHVASTSFFPSKNLGCYGDGGAIFTNDDALAHRLRGIVNHGMYERYHHDVVGVNSRLDSIQAGVLNAKLPFLDDYGRARQNAARKYTAAFAGHKNIIAPTICDNCDCHVFHQYTLRIVDANRDGLMQHLLDKGIPCAIYYPIALHAQKAYADARYNESDFPVTNRLVKEVISLPMHTELDDEQIAFITGSVLEFLNRS; via the coding sequence ATGAAAAAAATCCAGATGGTTGACCTGAAAGGGCAGTATGAGCGCATAAAGGAAACCGTAAATGCTTCGATCCAGGAAGTACTTGATTCCAATACATATATTAACGGGCCGTTGGTCCATGAATTCCAGAAAAACCTGGAGCAATATCTGGATGTAAAGCATGTTATTCCGTGTGCGAACGGCACCGATGCGCTGCAGATTGCCATGATGGGCCTGGACCTGAAGCCGGGCGACGAGGTCATCACGGCTGATTTTACGTTTGCCGCTACGGTTGAAGTGATTGCCTTGCTCAGGCTGACGCCGGTTTTGGTCGACGTGGATATTGTCAACATGAACATTTCGATAGAGGCCATAAAAAAAGCCATTACCCCAAGAACTAAGGCTATCGTCCCGGTGCATCTCTTTGGCCGCGCAGCCAACATGGAAGCCATCATGGCCATCGCGAAGGAGCACAATCTCTATGTCATAGAAGATAACGCGCAGGCGATCGGCGCGTATTGCAAATTTTCCGATGGGACGCGCAAAAAAGCCGGTACCATCGGGCATGTAGCTTCGACCTCATTTTTTCCCTCAAAAAACCTGGGCTGCTATGGTGACGGCGGTGCCATCTTTACCAATGACGATGCACTGGCACACAGGCTTCGCGGTATAGTCAATCATGGGATGTATGAGCGTTATCACCATGATGTGGTGGGCGTGAACTCGCGCCTGGACAGCATCCAGGCAGGCGTCCTTAACGCCAAACTGCCATTCCTGGATGACTATGGCAGGGCGCGCCAGAATGCGGCCCGCAAATATACCGCGGCGTTTGCAGGGCATAAGAATATCATTGCCCCAACCATTTGCGACAATTGCGATTGCCATGTGTTTCACCAATACACACTGCGTATTGTCGATGCCAACCGCGATGGGCTGATGCAGCATCTGCTGGACAAGGGCATTCCTTGCGCGATTTATTACCCGATTGCACTGCACGCCCAGAAAGCCTACGCTGATGCACGTTATAACGAGAGCGATTTTCCGGTGACCAACCGTTTGGTAAAAGAAGTAATCTCATTGCCGATGCATACGGAACTCGACGACGAGCAGATCGCCTTCATCACGGGCAGCGTCCTCGAATTTTTAAATAGATCTTAA